A DNA window from Enterobacter cloacae subsp. cloacae ATCC 13047 contains the following coding sequences:
- a CDS encoding RNA polymerase sigma factor has translation MKTGEAGGSLLMSAVNACRARLRAFIRGRTPVRDDADDILQEITYQLMKVEQPVENVAAWLFRAARNEMTDRARKKREVSLSGYFSFTGEEDDDFPEDEIAETLFGDPHTPEEEYLKTLLWEELGQALAELPAAQREVFEKTELQGYSIKLLAGETGVSEQALLSRKHKAVLFLRTRLRDVYDALTGG, from the coding sequence ATGAAAACCGGGGAGGCGGGCGGATCCTTGCTGATGTCGGCGGTTAATGCCTGCCGCGCCCGGCTGAGAGCCTTTATTCGCGGAAGAACGCCGGTACGTGACGACGCCGACGATATTTTGCAGGAGATCACGTATCAGCTGATGAAGGTGGAACAGCCGGTCGAAAACGTTGCCGCGTGGCTGTTTCGCGCGGCGCGAAATGAGATGACCGACCGGGCGCGGAAAAAGCGTGAAGTATCGCTCTCCGGTTATTTCAGTTTCACAGGCGAGGAGGATGACGATTTTCCGGAAGATGAGATCGCTGAAACCCTGTTCGGCGATCCGCATACCCCGGAAGAGGAGTACCTCAAAACGCTGCTGTGGGAAGAGCTGGGGCAGGCGCTGGCTGAACTGCCCGCAGCGCAGCGCGAGGTCTTTGAGAAGACGGAGCTACAGGGCTACAGCATCAAATTGCTGGCCGGGGAAACCGGGGTTAGCGAGCAGGCATTATTATCGCGTAAGCATAAGGCCGTGTTGTTCCTGCGCACGCGATTGCGGGATGTGTATGACGCGCTGACAGGGGGATAA
- a CDS encoding DsbA family protein, translating into MKKILITFLLFFASAQVMAADPITPDQEQRAQKLIYDFLFNDPDSPRIGAKNPTLTLVVFTDYNCPYCKKFDPYLEKIVEKHPQVAVVFKFLPFRSESSLTAARDALTVWRSHPEQFMKFNETLMAKKGYHDDASIQEAQKRAGVNVSTPDDTSLVTVKRSLIIAEKLGIQGTPATLIGEGLLPGWVPFEQFDEMVTDALKNR; encoded by the coding sequence ATGAAAAAAATCCTTATTACGTTTCTGCTGTTTTTCGCGTCAGCCCAGGTGATGGCGGCGGACCCGATCACCCCGGATCAGGAGCAACGCGCTCAGAAGCTGATCTACGATTTTCTGTTTAACGACCCGGATTCGCCGCGTATCGGTGCCAAAAATCCAACGCTGACGCTGGTGGTGTTTACGGACTACAACTGTCCATACTGCAAAAAATTCGATCCGTATCTGGAGAAGATCGTTGAGAAACATCCGCAGGTGGCCGTGGTGTTTAAGTTTTTGCCGTTCCGTTCGGAAAGCTCGCTAACCGCCGCGCGCGACGCGTTAACCGTCTGGCGTTCACACCCTGAGCAGTTTATGAAGTTCAACGAAACCCTGATGGCGAAAAAAGGGTATCACGATGACGCCAGCATTCAGGAGGCGCAAAAGCGCGCGGGCGTGAATGTTTCAACGCCGGATGATACGAGCCTGGTCACGGTAAAACGCAGCCTGATCATCGCCGAAAAACTGGGCATTCAGGGAACACCGGCCACGCTGATTGGCGAAGGGCTGTTACCCGGCTGGGTACCTTTCGAACAGTTTGATGAAATGGTCACCGATGCACTGAAAAACCGCTAA
- a CDS encoding VF530 family DNA-binding protein, with product MTAHISSKDPLHGVTLEMMVNALVARYGWRELGDRIKINCFRNDPSVKSSLKFLRRTPWARAEVEALYLDSLNDNGTAEREAPAFNPWANSRITKS from the coding sequence ATGACTGCACATATTTCCTCCAAAGATCCTTTGCATGGCGTTACGCTGGAGATGATGGTCAACGCCCTGGTGGCGCGATATGGCTGGCGCGAGTTGGGCGATCGAATCAAAATTAACTGTTTCAGAAATGACCCAAGCGTGAAGTCGAGCCTGAAATTCCTGCGCCGTACCCCCTGGGCACGCGCGGAGGTCGAGGCCCTGTATCTTGATTCCCTCAATGATAACGGGACCGCTGAACGCGAGGCGCCCGCCTTTAACCCCTGGGCCAATAGTCGGATAACCAAGAGCTAA
- the dsbG gene encoding thiol:disulfide interchange protein DsbG encodes MKKLLLLSLLTASGLAQAADAIPDVLKTFSEQQEITILKKIDVPGGAPAWLGQYQDMGVTLFLTPDGKHVISGYLYDEKGKNLSEGIFQKEIYAPMGREMWKQLNAAHPLKEGADNAPRKVFVFADPFCPYCKAFWSEAQPWVTAGKVQLNTLLVAFLNPNSGRNASAILNAKDPVTAWKEYELSGGKKLPKPEGTASRETVAILQKHQALMDSLGANATPAIYYLNDQNELQQVVGMPDAKQLEAMFGPKP; translated from the coding sequence ATGAAAAAATTACTGTTACTTTCGCTGCTGACCGCGTCAGGGCTGGCGCAGGCTGCGGATGCTATACCTGATGTCTTGAAGACCTTTAGCGAGCAGCAGGAGATTACGATCCTCAAGAAGATCGACGTGCCCGGTGGCGCACCCGCCTGGCTGGGACAATATCAGGACATGGGGGTGACGCTCTTTCTCACGCCTGACGGAAAGCACGTTATTTCGGGTTATCTCTATGATGAGAAGGGTAAAAACCTCAGCGAGGGTATTTTCCAGAAAGAGATCTACGCCCCGATGGGACGCGAAATGTGGAAACAGCTTAACGCTGCGCATCCCCTGAAAGAGGGGGCGGATAACGCGCCACGCAAAGTCTTTGTCTTCGCTGACCCGTTCTGCCCGTACTGCAAGGCATTCTGGTCAGAAGCACAGCCGTGGGTGACGGCGGGTAAGGTGCAGCTCAATACGCTGCTGGTGGCGTTCCTCAACCCAAACAGCGGCCGTAACGCATCTGCGATCCTGAATGCAAAAGATCCGGTTACGGCGTGGAAGGAGTATGAACTGTCCGGCGGGAAAAAACTGCCTAAACCGGAAGGCACCGCCTCGCGTGAAACCGTGGCGATACTGCAAAAACACCAGGCGTTAATGGACAGTCTGGGGGCGAATGCCACACCGGCCATTTATTATCTCAATGACCAGAATGAGCTCCAGCAGGTTGTCGGTATGCCGGACGCGAAGCAGCTTGAGGCGATGTTCGGGCCGAAGCCGTAA
- a CDS encoding methyl-accepting chemotaxis protein: protein MSLKKSSLIVFFSLLFFFIASTLTSVGLIIKSNNSLDNVNKEIQVVLSIIDPINHSRTLRVRVMEYVKMVEAGASADESAKLAAVKEALTKADRAFAAFMASPRLTDEAPLVSAYQDAWQNYRNQGLAPLIDAAAAHDIAKFNALIPEVSRLDRQYEIVLDQVLAVHQAYAKSLNEDASSNFVSGLAIIAAIALLFMLVIAAVSLLMKRLVLAPVNLAREHCSQIAAGKLDIPVPVKGNSGNEIDHLMGSMEQMRQALLATIAQVRDASHTVTHAAQEIASGNIDLASRTEQQASALTQTAASMEELTATVANNTDNVYQAGKLVQDAVKNAHTGEAVTREVIETMNTIAANSKRIEDITSVINSIAFQTNILALNAAVEAARAGTQGRGFAVVASEVRTLAQKSAVAAKDIESLIAQSVSSVKNGAELVGRSGEVIDSIISSVNKVNTLMEQISVASEEQSRGISQVGQAVTEMDGVTQQNAALVQQSAAAAASLEEQAQQLTRSISSFSLPVQA, encoded by the coding sequence GGTGCTGTCAATTATTGATCCCATCAACCATAGCCGCACGTTGCGCGTCCGGGTGATGGAGTATGTGAAGATGGTAGAGGCGGGCGCATCAGCGGATGAATCTGCGAAGCTCGCCGCAGTTAAAGAGGCACTGACCAAAGCCGATCGCGCCTTTGCTGCCTTTATGGCGTCTCCCCGTCTGACGGATGAAGCGCCGCTGGTAAGCGCTTATCAGGATGCCTGGCAGAATTACCGTAACCAGGGGCTGGCACCGCTCATTGATGCTGCCGCCGCGCACGATATTGCCAAATTCAACGCCCTGATACCGGAAGTCTCGCGCCTCGATCGTCAGTATGAGATTGTCCTCGACCAGGTTCTGGCCGTACACCAGGCCTATGCCAAAAGCCTGAACGAAGATGCGAGCAGCAACTTTGTTTCTGGCCTGGCGATTATCGCCGCTATCGCACTGCTGTTTATGCTGGTGATCGCCGCCGTCAGCCTGCTGATGAAACGCCTTGTTCTGGCACCGGTTAATCTGGCACGTGAACATTGCAGCCAGATTGCCGCAGGCAAACTCGATATTCCGGTGCCGGTGAAGGGGAATTCCGGCAATGAAATTGATCACCTGATGGGCTCTATGGAGCAGATGCGCCAGGCGCTGCTGGCAACCATCGCCCAGGTGCGTGACGCGAGTCATACCGTGACCCATGCCGCACAGGAGATTGCCTCCGGGAATATCGACCTGGCTTCGCGCACCGAACAGCAGGCTTCTGCGCTAACCCAGACGGCGGCCAGCATGGAAGAACTGACCGCGACCGTCGCCAATAACACCGATAACGTCTATCAGGCCGGAAAACTGGTGCAGGACGCGGTGAAAAATGCCCACACCGGGGAGGCCGTCACGCGTGAAGTGATTGAAACGATGAATACCATCGCCGCAAACTCGAAGCGCATCGAGGACATCACCAGCGTGATCAACAGCATCGCTTTCCAGACCAACATTCTGGCGCTCAACGCGGCGGTAGAAGCGGCGCGCGCCGGTACCCAGGGGCGTGGTTTTGCCGTGGTAGCCAGCGAAGTTCGCACGCTGGCGCAGAAAAGCGCGGTGGCGGCCAAGGACATCGAAAGCCTGATTGCCCAGTCGGTTTCCAGCGTCAAAAACGGTGCCGAACTGGTGGGGCGCTCAGGGGAGGTGATTGACTCGATTATCAGTTCCGTCAATAAAGTGAACACGTTGATGGAGCAGATCTCTGTGGCCTCTGAAGAGCAAAGCCGCGGGATTAGTCAGGTCGGGCAGGCAGTGACGGAAATGGACGGCGTGACCCAACAGAACGCCGCGCTGGTGCAACAGTCCGCCGCGGCGGCCGCGTCGCTGGAAGAGCAGGCCCAGCAGCTCACGCGGAGTATTTCGAGTTTTAGTTTGCCAGTGCAGGCTTGA
- a CDS encoding LysR substrate-binding domain-containing protein, translating to MQFRLMRNFLVVAEELHMHRAAERLNMAQPALSQQIKALEARLGVTLFSRAHRRLTLTPAGDAFLVKARLAIAMTEQAVLDARQTARGEQGVLNLGCVSSAMFDGKLPATLRQLHENWPAIAISLMTGNVQTLYEAVQTNQLDVAIIRAPLPALPDDLQSRPFTSEKTVLALPRQHPLATSSALTLSSVKDEKWISLRDPQGMGLEQYFYDACNGAGFQPEVVQNATDVPTVISLVAAGFGIALLPASARAVSVGNVVYVDIIDRLRESELTLVCHRIIRSEVLKKFLTTVAQG from the coding sequence ATGCAATTTCGTCTGATGCGTAATTTTCTGGTGGTAGCCGAAGAGCTCCATATGCACCGCGCCGCGGAGCGTCTGAACATGGCGCAACCTGCGCTGAGCCAGCAGATTAAAGCGCTGGAGGCGCGTCTGGGCGTCACACTGTTTAGCCGGGCACATCGTCGCTTAACCCTGACGCCTGCCGGTGACGCGTTTCTGGTCAAAGCCCGGCTGGCAATTGCGATGACCGAGCAGGCCGTGCTGGACGCCAGACAAACCGCTCGTGGCGAACAGGGGGTGTTGAATCTGGGATGTGTATCGAGTGCGATGTTCGACGGTAAGCTGCCTGCTACGCTGCGCCAGCTGCACGAGAACTGGCCCGCGATTGCCATTTCGCTGATGACCGGGAACGTGCAGACGCTTTACGAAGCCGTGCAGACCAACCAGCTGGACGTGGCGATTATCCGGGCTCCGCTGCCTGCGTTACCTGACGATCTGCAATCTCGCCCCTTTACCTCAGAGAAAACGGTGCTGGCACTGCCTCGCCAACACCCCCTGGCCACGTCATCCGCGCTGACGCTTTCCTCCGTGAAGGACGAAAAGTGGATCTCGCTGCGCGATCCGCAAGGCATGGGGCTGGAACAATATTTCTATGACGCCTGTAACGGTGCGGGTTTCCAGCCGGAGGTGGTGCAGAATGCCACCGACGTGCCCACCGTCATCAGCCTTGTCGCGGCGGGATTTGGCATTGCGCTCTTGCCCGCCTCAGCAAGGGCGGTGAGCGTCGGGAATGTGGTTTACGTCGACATTATTGATCGGCTCAGGGAGAGCGAACTGACGCTGGTTTGTCACCGAATCATTCGTTCTGAAGTCTTAAAAAAATTCCTCACCACCGTTGCTCAGGGTTGA
- a CDS encoding LysR family transcriptional regulator yields MTPFSDLDIDLILTLDALLTDRNITHAAARLGVSQPALSARLSRLRAIFGEPLFIPSPHGRGVLPTPRAEALRPQVAAVLRGISAMLAPTGFNPRESNRTFVIALHENPALMLGAELLNHIRREAPGIRLRFALPEWVNLPQQLESGDVDIYIGVSAGAHDGWVRRKLFEDAFATAQRKGHPRGTGPLDLAQYCALSHLVVSSQGDPFTGFVDQTLAGLGYQRNVVMSTQSYAMAPPLVAGTDLICTLPGRMLQQFATTLDIFPPPLPLQPIAISMFWHPKNSQDTANAWLREQLLLAAGRQP; encoded by the coding sequence ATGACGCCATTTTCAGACCTGGATATTGACCTGATATTGACGTTGGATGCACTGCTCACCGACCGGAACATCACGCACGCCGCCGCACGTCTGGGGGTCAGCCAGCCCGCGCTGTCAGCCCGTCTTTCGCGCCTGCGTGCCATTTTTGGCGAGCCGTTGTTTATCCCTTCCCCACATGGACGTGGGGTGTTGCCCACACCCCGAGCCGAGGCGCTGAGGCCTCAGGTCGCGGCCGTTCTGCGTGGCATCAGCGCGATGCTTGCCCCCACCGGGTTTAACCCCCGCGAGAGCAATCGCACGTTCGTCATTGCCCTGCATGAAAACCCGGCCCTGATGCTTGGGGCTGAACTGCTGAATCACATCAGACGTGAAGCGCCGGGGATCCGCCTGCGTTTCGCCCTGCCGGAGTGGGTGAACCTGCCCCAGCAGCTGGAAAGCGGCGACGTTGATATTTACATTGGCGTGAGTGCGGGCGCGCATGACGGCTGGGTCAGACGCAAACTGTTTGAAGACGCGTTTGCCACCGCCCAGCGCAAAGGGCATCCTCGCGGTACGGGGCCGCTGGATCTGGCGCAGTATTGCGCCCTCTCTCATCTGGTGGTCTCCTCCCAGGGCGATCCATTTACCGGCTTTGTCGACCAGACGCTGGCCGGGCTGGGATATCAGCGCAACGTGGTGATGTCCACGCAAAGCTATGCCATGGCACCACCTCTGGTGGCGGGGACTGACCTGATTTGCACCTTACCGGGACGCATGTTGCAGCAGTTCGCCACCACGCTCGATATTTTCCCGCCCCCGCTGCCACTCCAGCCGATCGCCATCAGCATGTTCTGGCATCCTAAAAACAGTCAGGACACGGCGAACGCCTGGCTGCGCGAACAACTGCTGCTGGCCGCCGGGCGTCAACCCTGA
- a CDS encoding glycoside hydrolase family 10 protein, whose product MMRHVKRTGALLGCALLLVSCSSKPPKSLVTPLPTPGKPTQQANEPMRGIWLATVSRLDWPPVASVNGRSADQRIAMQKQALIDKLDNLKRLGINTVFFQVKPDSTALWSSKILPWSDILTGNIGEYPGYDPLQFMLDEAHKRGMKVHAWFNPYRVSTNTKPSTIAALNRTSYQQPSSVYVQHPEWVRIAGDRFVLDPGIPEVRDWITRVVTEVVANYPIDGVQFDDYFYAESPRSTLNDAQTYRQYGQGFSSKADWRRHNTQQLIVQVSRAIKQTKPQVEFGVSPAGVWRNRSFDPAGSDTRGAAAYDESYADTRQWVQQGLLDYIAPQIYWPFSRDAARYDVLTKWWADVVKPTHTRLYIGIAFYKVGEPSRNEPDWTIQGGVPELKKQLDLNDSLPNVNGTILFREDYLNQPQTQQAVNYLKGRWGS is encoded by the coding sequence ATGATGCGACATGTAAAACGGACTGGTGCGCTGCTTGGCTGCGCGCTTTTACTTGTTAGTTGCTCCTCAAAACCCCCAAAGTCGCTGGTCACACCGCTCCCGACCCCAGGCAAACCGACGCAGCAGGCAAACGAGCCGATGCGTGGGATCTGGCTGGCAACTGTCTCCCGTCTCGACTGGCCGCCGGTCGCGTCGGTGAATGGCCGCAGTGCTGACCAGCGTATTGCGATGCAAAAACAGGCGCTGATCGACAAACTCGACAATCTGAAACGCCTGGGAATTAACACGGTGTTTTTCCAGGTAAAACCGGACAGCACGGCGCTCTGGTCGTCCAAAATCCTGCCGTGGTCAGATATTCTTACCGGCAATATTGGCGAGTATCCGGGCTACGATCCGCTGCAGTTTATGCTCGATGAAGCCCACAAGCGTGGGATGAAAGTTCATGCCTGGTTCAACCCCTATCGCGTTTCAACCAATACCAAACCGTCAACCATCGCCGCGCTGAACCGCACCTCATACCAACAACCGTCCAGCGTCTATGTGCAGCACCCTGAGTGGGTTCGCATCGCAGGCGATCGGTTTGTGCTCGACCCGGGCATCCCGGAGGTGCGTGACTGGATAACCCGGGTGGTGACCGAGGTGGTGGCGAACTACCCGATAGACGGCGTGCAGTTTGATGACTACTTTTATGCCGAATCGCCTCGCTCAACGCTGAATGATGCGCAGACCTACAGACAATACGGCCAGGGGTTTAGCTCCAAAGCCGACTGGCGTCGCCACAATACGCAGCAGCTGATTGTGCAGGTCTCTCGGGCGATCAAACAGACAAAACCGCAGGTTGAATTTGGTGTCAGCCCGGCGGGTGTCTGGCGTAACCGCTCCTTTGACCCGGCAGGATCCGACACCCGTGGCGCGGCGGCGTATGATGAATCCTACGCGGACACCCGTCAGTGGGTGCAACAGGGGCTGCTGGACTACATTGCCCCGCAAATCTACTGGCCTTTCTCCCGCGATGCGGCACGCTATGACGTGCTGACCAAATGGTGGGCCGACGTAGTGAAACCGACCCATACCCGTCTGTACATCGGCATTGCGTTCTATAAAGTGGGCGAGCCGTCGAGAAATGAGCCGGACTGGACGATTCAGGGCGGCGTGCCGGAGCTGAAAAAACAGCTCGATCTCAACGACTCCCTGCCGAACGTGAATGGCACCATCCTGTTCCGCGAAGATTACCTCAACCAGCCGCAGACGCAGCAGGCGGTAAACTACCTGAAAGGACGCTGGGGAAGCTAA
- a CDS encoding UbiD family decarboxylase: MQNPINDLRSAIALLQRHPGHYIETDHPVDPNAELAGVYRHIGAGGTVKRPTRTGPAMMFNSVKGYPGSRILVGMHASRERAALLLGCVPSKLAQHVGQAVKNPVAPVVVPASQAPCQEQVFYADDPDFDLRKLLPAPTNTPIDAGPFFCLGLVLASDPEDTSLTDVTIHRLCVQERDELSMFLAAGRHIEVFRKKAEAAGKPLPVTINMGLDPAIYIGACFEAPTTPFGYNELGVAGALRQQPVELVQGVAVKEKAIARAEIIIEGELLPGVRVREDQHTNTGHAMPEFPGYCGEANPSLPVIKVKAVTMRNHAILQTLVGPGEEHTTLAGLPTEASIRNAVEEAIPGFLQNVYAHTAGGGKFLGILQVKKRQPSDEGRQGQAALIALATYSELKNIILVDEDVDIFDSDDILWAMTTRMQGDVSITTLPGIRGHQLDPSQSPDYSTSIRGNGISCKTIFDCTVPWALKARFERAPFMEVDPTPWAPELFSDKK, translated from the coding sequence ATGCAAAACCCCATCAACGATCTCAGAAGCGCCATCGCGTTGCTGCAACGCCATCCAGGTCACTATATCGAAACCGATCACCCGGTAGATCCCAATGCTGAACTGGCGGGCGTCTACCGCCATATCGGCGCGGGCGGTACCGTAAAACGCCCCACCCGCACGGGCCCGGCCATGATGTTCAATAGCGTGAAGGGCTACCCTGGCTCCCGCATCCTGGTAGGTATGCACGCCAGCCGGGAAAGAGCGGCGCTTCTGCTGGGCTGTGTACCCTCGAAGCTGGCACAGCACGTTGGTCAGGCGGTGAAAAACCCGGTTGCACCGGTGGTGGTTCCGGCCTCGCAGGCACCGTGCCAGGAGCAGGTCTTTTACGCCGACGATCCGGACTTTGACCTGCGTAAGCTGCTTCCGGCCCCGACCAACACGCCGATTGATGCAGGCCCGTTCTTCTGTCTGGGGCTGGTACTGGCAAGCGATCCGGAAGATACCTCGCTGACCGATGTGACCATTCACCGTCTCTGTGTGCAGGAGCGAGATGAACTCTCTATGTTCCTTGCCGCCGGCCGCCATATCGAAGTCTTTCGCAAGAAGGCCGAAGCGGCGGGCAAACCGCTGCCGGTAACCATCAATATGGGACTTGACCCGGCTATCTACATTGGGGCCTGTTTCGAAGCGCCAACCACGCCATTCGGTTACAACGAGCTTGGCGTTGCCGGGGCATTACGCCAGCAACCGGTGGAGCTGGTACAGGGCGTGGCGGTAAAAGAGAAAGCGATCGCGCGGGCGGAAATCATCATCGAGGGCGAACTGCTTCCCGGCGTGCGCGTAAGAGAAGATCAGCACACCAACACCGGCCACGCCATGCCGGAGTTCCCGGGCTACTGCGGCGAGGCGAATCCGTCTCTGCCGGTGATCAAAGTGAAAGCCGTGACGATGCGAAACCACGCGATCCTGCAGACGCTGGTGGGCCCGGGCGAAGAGCACACCACGCTTGCCGGTTTGCCGACCGAGGCCAGCATTCGCAACGCGGTCGAAGAGGCCATTCCCGGCTTTCTGCAAAACGTTTACGCCCACACCGCCGGAGGCGGTAAATTCCTCGGCATTTTACAGGTGAAAAAACGCCAGCCGTCAGACGAAGGACGTCAGGGCCAGGCGGCACTTATCGCCCTGGCCACCTATTCCGAGCTGAAAAACATTATCCTCGTGGATGAAGACGTGGATATCTTCGACAGCGACGATATCCTGTGGGCAATGACCACCCGCATGCAGGGCGATGTGAGCATCACCACGCTTCCGGGGATCCGCGGCCACCAGCTGGATCCGTCGCAGTCACCGGACTACAGCACCTCGATCCGTGGAAACGGCATTTCCTGCAAGACTATCTTCGACTGCACGGTGCCGTGGGCGCTGAAGGCGCGGTTTGAACGGGCGCCGTTCATGGAGGTTGACCCCACACCGTGGGCGCCGGAGCTGTTCAGCGATAAAAAATAG
- a CDS encoding protein-disulfide reductase DsbD family protein, with translation MVNLFRGLVLLWLSCMGIAHAADTGWLVSPQNDHARIRFQAERDHDRIIGLLSVELQPGWKTYWRSPGEGGVAPKISWPQGVKDTWYWPVPSRFDISGLTTQGYHDSVTIPITIAGTDADVLDATLTLSTCSNVCLLTDYKLHLDFRTPADAGFRTAFEDAMRSVPGSSGVSSDFSAWLSDGKLMITATTEGEWVNPGIYFDPLEGDILPGEPVIKHTGNRLQVAVPVTDEWGDKPATLAGKTLSFVVTNGDKAQQTQLTVGAAPADAVQSAPAGTVKMLAFALLGGLILNLMPCVLPVMGMKLSSVLQAGTDTRKIRLRFLATSAGILTSFMLLATMVTVLKLTGASLGWGIQFQNPWFIGLMVAVTFIFALNLFGAFELFLPSAATGRLATTGGTGLTGSFCEGVFATLLATPCSAPFLGTAVAFALGAPLHSLWLIFLMLGVGMSLPWLFVALIPTTALLLPKPGRWMNTLKVILGGMMLASSLWLVTLLSLHLGEMFSHILMLLLIVVAIVVYALRGQTSSPLFWVVVIALAVFGGYQLRGIVNATPVTTAENSEQTIPWQPLSEEAISDALAQGKRVFVDISADWCVTCKVNEHRVLNQPEVIAALRQPDVVALRGDWSQPSETIAAFLKSRNRYAIPFNQVYGPGTPEGDILSPLLDKCTLMTTLNKAKG, from the coding sequence ATGGTTAACCTTTTCAGGGGACTCGTCCTCCTGTGGCTGTCCTGCATGGGTATTGCTCATGCGGCAGATACGGGCTGGCTGGTGTCACCGCAAAACGATCACGCCCGCATCCGCTTTCAGGCTGAGCGGGATCACGACCGCATCATCGGCCTGCTCAGCGTGGAGCTGCAGCCCGGCTGGAAAACCTACTGGCGTTCGCCGGGCGAGGGCGGCGTGGCCCCGAAAATCAGCTGGCCACAGGGTGTTAAGGATACCTGGTACTGGCCGGTTCCTTCCCGCTTTGATATCTCGGGCCTGACGACCCAGGGCTACCACGATAGCGTCACTATCCCTATTACGATCGCCGGGACGGACGCGGATGTGCTCGACGCCACGCTTACGCTCTCAACCTGCAGCAACGTCTGTCTGTTGACGGACTACAAGCTGCATCTGGATTTCCGCACGCCAGCGGATGCGGGCTTTCGTACGGCATTTGAAGACGCGATGCGTTCAGTACCCGGTTCGTCAGGCGTGTCGTCAGACTTCAGCGCCTGGTTATCAGACGGCAAGCTGATGATTACGGCCACGACGGAAGGCGAATGGGTCAATCCTGGGATCTATTTTGACCCGCTGGAGGGTGACATTCTGCCCGGCGAACCGGTGATTAAGCACACCGGAAACCGGCTTCAGGTCGCGGTTCCGGTCACCGATGAGTGGGGCGATAAACCCGCGACGCTTGCGGGGAAAACGCTGTCATTTGTCGTCACCAACGGCGATAAAGCCCAGCAAACGCAACTGACCGTAGGCGCAGCCCCCGCAGACGCGGTGCAGAGTGCGCCAGCGGGAACAGTCAAAATGTTGGCCTTTGCACTGCTGGGCGGTCTGATCCTGAACCTGATGCCCTGCGTATTGCCGGTAATGGGCATGAAGCTCAGCAGCGTCCTGCAGGCGGGTACGGACACGCGGAAAATCCGGCTGCGTTTTCTGGCGACCAGTGCGGGTATTCTGACCTCCTTTATGCTGCTGGCCACGATGGTAACCGTTCTGAAACTCACCGGTGCGTCGCTGGGCTGGGGCATCCAGTTCCAGAACCCGTGGTTTATTGGGCTGATGGTTGCCGTGACCTTTATCTTCGCACTGAACCTGTTTGGTGCGTTTGAGTTGTTTCTGCCTTCCGCCGCCACCGGACGGCTCGCCACAACGGGCGGAACCGGACTGACGGGCAGCTTCTGCGAAGGCGTGTTTGCCACGCTGCTTGCCACGCCGTGTTCCGCGCCGTTCCTCGGTACGGCCGTGGCCTTTGCGCTGGGCGCACCGCTGCATTCTCTGTGGCTTATCTTCCTGATGCTCGGGGTGGGCATGAGCTTGCCGTGGCTGTTCGTGGCGCTGATCCCCACAACCGCCTTGTTGCTGCCAAAACCTGGCCGCTGGATGAATACCCTGAAGGTGATTCTGGGGGGGATGATGCTGGCCTCCAGCCTGTGGCTGGTGACGTTGCTGAGTCTGCATCTGGGCGAGATGTTCAGCCACATCCTCATGCTGCTTCTGATTGTGGTCGCCATTGTGGTCTATGCCCTTCGCGGTCAGACATCATCGCCGCTGTTCTGGGTGGTGGTGATTGCGCTGGCCGTATTCGGGGGCTATCAGCTGCGCGGGATAGTGAACGCAACGCCGGTAACCACGGCTGAGAATAGCGAACAGACGATCCCGTGGCAGCCGCTCAGTGAAGAGGCAATCAGCGATGCGCTTGCGCAAGGGAAACGTGTGTTTGTGGATATCTCGGCGGACTGGTGTGTCACCTGCAAGGTGAATGAGCACCGGGTGCTGAATCAGCCGGAGGTTATCGCCGCGCTGCGCCAGCCGGATGTGGTTGCGCTACGCGGAGACTGGAGCCAGCCATCAGAGACGATTGCGGCGTTTCTGAAATCACGCAATCGCTACGCCATCCCGTTTAACCAGGTGTATGGCCCTGGAACGCCGGAGGGCGACATCCTCTCGCCATTGCTGGACAAATGCACCCTGATGACCACCCTGAACAAAGCAAAAGGCTAA